A window of Candidatus Caccoplasma merdavium contains these coding sequences:
- a CDS encoding dihydroorotate dehydrogenase-like protein, which translates to MLKTQYAGLELKNPIIAASSGLTDQVEKIIALEKAGVGAVVLKSLFEEQLAAQSEHLLNSSDSDYPEAYDYLQNIVKAHEVEKYLTLIREARQAVSIPIIASINCYDDGSWESFATDLEKAGANAIELNIQKINPTPEYRPGTIGKLHVEILQKVEAAVKIPVTVKISRNLSNLVSVVDQLRAAGAAGVVLFNRPWQPDIDIHSRRLIAGNPFSTSAELSDTLRWLGIVSGQVNKLPLAASTGVHTPEDLVKVILAGASAAELCSTLYINGEAIVGKMLDFLTGWLKEQGFASLQEAIGALNYKNIPDVAYYERLQFIRQYREAGNSKH; encoded by the coding sequence ATGTTAAAGACACAGTATGCAGGATTGGAATTGAAAAATCCCATCATCGCCGCCAGTTCGGGACTGACCGACCAAGTAGAAAAAATCATCGCCCTCGAAAAAGCCGGCGTGGGCGCCGTAGTACTGAAATCGCTCTTCGAAGAGCAACTCGCCGCACAAAGCGAGCATCTGCTCAACAGCTCCGACAGCGATTACCCCGAAGCCTATGACTACCTCCAAAACATCGTCAAAGCCCACGAGGTAGAAAAATACCTGACCTTGATACGCGAAGCCCGCCAAGCCGTATCAATCCCCATCATCGCCAGCATCAACTGCTACGACGACGGCAGCTGGGAGAGCTTCGCCACCGACCTCGAAAAAGCCGGTGCCAATGCCATCGAACTGAACATACAGAAAATCAATCCCACCCCCGAATACCGTCCCGGCACCATCGGAAAACTCCACGTCGAGATTCTGCAAAAAGTAGAAGCCGCCGTGAAAATTCCCGTGACGGTGAAGATAAGCCGCAACCTCTCCAACCTGGTGTCGGTTGTCGACCAGTTGCGTGCCGCCGGAGCCGCCGGCGTGGTACTCTTCAACCGCCCGTGGCAACCCGACATCGACATTCATAGCCGCCGCCTCATTGCCGGCAACCCGTTCAGCACCTCGGCCGAGTTGAGCGACACCCTGCGCTGGCTGGGCATCGTCTCGGGACAAGTAAACAAACTGCCGCTGGCCGCCTCGACCGGCGTACACACCCCCGAAGACCTCGTGAAGGTGATTCTGGCCGGCGCATCGGCTGCCGAACTTTGCTCGACCCTCTACATCAACGGAGAAGCCATCGTAGGCAAAATGCTCGACTTCCTCACCGGCTGGCTCAAAGAGCAGGGATTTGCCTCGCTCCAAGAAGCCATCGGCGCACTCAATTACAAAAACATTCCCGACGTCGCTTACTACGAACGTCTGCAATTTATCCGCCAATATCGCGAAGCCGGCAACAGCAAGCACTGA
- a CDS encoding galactose mutarotase: MTTVNHTEKTQSGLSFADFDTVIDGKKVSLFQLTNRNGAEICITNYGGIVVSLLVPDRDGKMTDVVLGHSTLDSYLHSPEKYLGALIGRYGNRIGKCRFNLDGKNYTITSNNPACALHGGIKGFNEVVWDARQSDTQTLHLIYRSPDGEEGFPGNMKIEVTYTLTNENAMEIHYRATTDKATVCNLTHHSFFNLNGDGGGEVTNHVVTIDAPFYTPMDADSVPTGEIATVEGTPMDFRKPTAIGLRIDDNFEQLQFGRGYDHNYVLAKNFPGEYAFAAEAYSPQTGIVMTVYTTEPGVQLYTGNWLNGFTGKCNRTYSARTAVCFETQHFPDSPNKPHFPSTLLRPGETYTQTCRYQFSVRQ; encoded by the coding sequence ATGACAACCGTAAACCATACCGAAAAAACACAGTCGGGACTATCTTTCGCCGACTTCGATACCGTCATCGACGGGAAAAAGGTATCGCTTTTTCAACTGACCAACCGCAACGGGGCCGAAATCTGCATCACCAACTACGGCGGCATCGTCGTATCGCTGCTGGTGCCCGACCGTGACGGCAAGATGACCGACGTCGTGCTCGGTCACAGCACCCTCGACAGCTACCTGCACTCGCCCGAGAAATACCTCGGCGCCCTTATCGGCCGCTACGGCAACCGCATCGGCAAGTGCCGCTTCAACCTCGACGGGAAAAACTACACCATCACATCGAACAACCCGGCTTGCGCCCTGCACGGCGGCATCAAAGGTTTCAACGAAGTGGTGTGGGATGCCCGCCAAAGCGACACCCAGACCCTGCACCTCATCTACCGTTCGCCCGACGGCGAAGAGGGATTTCCCGGGAACATGAAGATAGAGGTGACCTATACCCTCACCAACGAGAACGCCATGGAGATACACTACCGGGCAACAACCGACAAAGCCACCGTGTGCAACCTCACCCATCACTCGTTTTTCAACCTCAACGGCGACGGCGGCGGCGAAGTGACCAACCACGTCGTGACCATCGACGCCCCCTTCTACACCCCGATGGACGCCGACTCGGTGCCCACCGGCGAGATTGCCACGGTCGAAGGCACCCCGATGGATTTCAGGAAACCCACGGCCATCGGCCTGCGCATCGACGACAACTTCGAGCAGTTGCAATTCGGCCGCGGATATGACCACAACTATGTGCTGGCCAAGAACTTCCCCGGAGAATATGCCTTTGCCGCCGAAGCCTACTCCCCCCAAACGGGCATCGTCATGACCGTCTACACCACCGAACCGGGCGTACAGCTCTACACCGGCAACTGGCTCAACGGATTCACCGGGAAATGCAACCGCACATACAGCGCCCGCACGGCCGTATGCTTCGAGACCCAACATTTCCCCGACAGCCCCAACAAGCCGCATTTCCCCTCGACGCTCCTGCGCCCGGGCGAGACCTACACCCAGACGTGCCGTTACCAATTCTCGGTGCGACAATAA
- a CDS encoding MFS transporter → MIQEKKNSNIVAIITMFFIFAMISFVTNLAAPIGTIWGYQFEGNGVLGMMGNMMNFLAYLFMGIPAGNLLVKIGYKKTALWAMAVGVVGLAVQYLSSVVGTDTVLFTMDSTIEKEGVLQTVAFPVTFNYFIYLLGAFICGFCVCMLNTVVNPMLNILGGGGNKGNQLIQAGGALNSLSATLTPFFVGALIGSLTKSTTMVDVAPLLWIGMAVFAAAFLIITFVDIPEPHLHKGGKKEVFEHSPWNFRHTVMGVIGIFIYVGVEIGIPGTLNFYLADQSVTGAGVVGDASAIAGAIVAIYWLLMLVGRTLSSAISAKVSTRTQLIAVSATAIVLVILAIFIPKTCTLDMPGYSVSNGIVVAQVPVSALLLVLCGLCTSVMWGGIFNLAVEGLGKYTAQASGIFMMMVVGGGILPLIQQYLVKVSGYMNSYWLIVAALAYLLYYGISGCKNVNKDIPVD, encoded by the coding sequence ATGATACAAGAAAAGAAAAACAGCAATATCGTCGCCATCATCACGATGTTTTTCATCTTTGCGATGATATCTTTCGTGACCAACCTGGCGGCCCCCATCGGCACCATTTGGGGATACCAGTTCGAAGGCAACGGCGTGCTGGGCATGATGGGCAACATGATGAACTTCTTGGCCTACCTCTTCATGGGTATCCCGGCCGGTAACCTGCTGGTGAAAATCGGATACAAGAAAACCGCCCTTTGGGCCATGGCCGTGGGTGTCGTGGGTCTGGCGGTGCAATACCTGTCGAGCGTCGTCGGCACCGACACCGTGCTCTTCACAATGGACAGCACCATCGAAAAAGAGGGCGTGCTGCAAACGGTGGCCTTCCCCGTAACGTTCAACTACTTCATCTACCTGCTCGGAGCCTTCATCTGCGGCTTCTGCGTGTGCATGCTCAACACCGTGGTGAACCCCATGCTCAACATACTGGGCGGCGGCGGTAACAAAGGCAACCAGCTCATTCAGGCCGGCGGCGCGCTCAACTCGCTCTCGGCCACCCTCACCCCGTTCTTCGTGGGTGCCCTCATCGGCTCGCTCACCAAATCGACAACCATGGTCGATGTCGCCCCGCTGTTGTGGATAGGCATGGCCGTCTTCGCCGCGGCGTTCCTCATCATCACGTTTGTCGACATTCCCGAGCCGCACCTGCACAAGGGAGGCAAGAAAGAGGTCTTCGAGCATAGTCCCTGGAACTTCCGCCACACGGTCATGGGCGTCATCGGCATATTTATATATGTAGGCGTCGAAATCGGTATTCCCGGCACCCTTAACTTCTACCTGGCCGACCAAAGCGTCACCGGTGCCGGTGTCGTGGGCGACGCATCGGCCATTGCGGGAGCCATCGTGGCCATCTACTGGCTGCTCATGCTCGTGGGCCGCACGCTGAGCAGCGCCATCAGCGCCAAAGTATCGACCCGCACCCAACTCATCGCCGTGTCGGCCACGGCCATCGTGCTGGTAATCCTGGCCATCTTCATTCCCAAGACCTGCACGCTCGACATGCCCGGTTACAGCGTGAGCAACGGCATCGTCGTGGCCCAAGTTCCGGTAAGCGCCCTGCTGCTCGTGCTCTGCGGCCTCTGCACCTCGGTCATGTGGGGAGGCATCTTCAACCTCGCCGTCGAAGGACTGGGCAAATACACGGCCCAAGCTTCGGGCATCTTCATGATGATGGTCGTTGGCGGTGGCATTCTGCCCCTCATCCAGCAATACCTGGTGAAGGTGAGCGGATACATGAACAGCTACTGGCTCATCGTGGCCGCCCTCGCGTACCTGCTCTACTACGGCATTTCGGGCTGCAAGAACGTAAACAAAGATATACCTGTCGATTAA